From a region of the Manduca sexta isolate Smith_Timp_Sample1 chromosome 19, JHU_Msex_v1.0, whole genome shotgun sequence genome:
- the LOC115440841 gene encoding uncharacterized protein LOC115440841 produces the protein MKTVALFLFAALIVAVSCRPDKTDLKQLKADKARKNACLHDCSGVDFDPICAGKQGEKPKSFGNECVMNNYNCENKDNLHKISKGQCPGSDGIRLS, from the exons CGGCCCTCATAGTGGCGGTGTCCTGCCGTCCCGACAAGACCGACCTTAAGCAGTTGAAGGCGGACAAGGCTCGGAAGAACGCTTGCCTCCACGACTGCTCTGGTGTCGACTTCGACCCGATCTGCGCTGGCAAGCAGGGAGAGAAACCAAAATCCTTTGGCAATGAATGTGTTATGAACAACTACAATTGCGAAAATAAAGACA ATCTACACAAGATAAGCAAAGGCCAGTGCCCCGGCTCCGACGGAATCCGCCTGTCTTAA